ACGCTTGCTGGAGGAACCTTCACCAGCACCAGCGGCACCTTTACCGTGGGACGCGTCGCGTCGTCTAGCGAGACCATTTTCACCGTGTCCGGCGGCACATTCAATCACAACAACGGCACCGTGCAATTCAGCCCCGCCACCAGCAATGCTTGTGCAACGCAAACTTATACCGTTAGCGTGGTGGCGCCGTTGACCCTCTATAACATCGATGCCAAAGCGATCACCCCAGCCAGCTGCGGGAATATTCAAAATTTGACGACCAGCGGCGGCGCCATTATCGCCGCCAATAATTTCACCCACACTGACGGTGGATTGCAAGGCGCCTGGGAGGTATGGGGTAACCTGACCGTGGCCAGTAAGGCCGGAGGCGGGGCGGGAACGCTGACCATGAATGGCAACGGTGCCCAGACCTATGCCTACACCGCTGGGGGCACTACCGCAAACCTGGTGATCAACACCAGCGGCACCGTCGCCCCCGCCGGTGGAACCACCGCCCTGAAAACCGCATTATTTACCTTAACCAGCGGTACGTTTACCGCCCCCAGCGGTACCTTTACCGTGGGACGCGTCGCGTCGGCCAGCGAGACCATTTTCACCGTGTCCGGCGGCACATTCAATCACAACAACGGCACCGTGCAATTCAGCCCCGCCACCAGCAATGCTTGTGCAACGCAAACTTATACCGTTAGCGTGGTGGCGCCGTTGACCCTCTATAACATCGATGCCAAAGCGATCACCCCAGCCAGCTGCGGGAATATTCAAAATTTGACGACCAGCGGCGGCGCCATTATCGCCGCCAATAATTTCACCCACACTGACGGCGGATTGCAAGGCGCCTGGGAGGCCCAAGGAAATATAAGCGTTGCCGCCACTGCGCGTGGCGGCAACGCCACGATCGGTTTCACCGGCGCAGGCAATCAGACCTTTACCAACAGTGGTGGTAACGAACCGGATGGCAACTACACGGTAAACAAAACCGCCGGTACGGTCACGCTGGCCTCGGCCCTTAACCTCAACGCCGCCAGTCAGGCACTCACCATTACAGCGGGTACGCTGGACATTGCCAGTTATAACCTGACGGTGACCAGCACCTTGACGGTCGGTGCTTCCGGCACGCTGCAACTGCAAGGCGGCGAGACTGTCACCGCCACCACCAAGACCTTCAATGCTGGCAGCACCGTGATATATAACGGCGGCGGCACCTATGCCTCGCTGGCTGCGGGCAACACCTATTCCAATCTCACCTTCAATAACGCTGCGGGTTCGTGGACACACACCACCGCCTTGACCGCCAGCAACCTTACCATCACTGCGGGTACGCTCAACAGCAGCGGGCAAAACGTCAACGTCTCGGGTAACTGGAGCAACAGCGGTACATACACCCCCGGCGCCAACACTGTCACGTTCAACGGCACCGCGCAATCCATCACCGGCAACACCACCTTCAACAATTTCACCAAGTCGGTGGCAGCGGCCCAGACACTCACCTTCGCCGCCGGAAGCACCCAGACCTTTGGCGGCACCATCAGCCTGCAAGGGGCCAGTGGTCAGCTCCTGTCGCTGCGCTCATCCACCCCCGGCACACGCTGGAATTTTATAGCCAACGCCAGTGCCACCAAGGCTATTTCGTACGTCAGCGTCGCGGATTCAGATGCCTCGGGCTCGGCGGCCAGTCAAAAACCAATCGGCCCCAGCAATTCCACCGATATGGGCAACAACATCGCCTGGTTTGCCATCCCCACTGTCGTGAAGAGCATGACCGTCATCAGCGACCCACTGAACAACACTACCAATCCAAAGGCGATTCCAGGGGCCATCGTTGAATACACTATCACTATCGCAAATGGCGCGGGCGCATCGACGGCAACGAATATTGTGGTAACCGACAGCCTAAATGCCAACATTACGGCGGGCAGTCTCGCATTCAACCCCAACACCTACGCCGCTGGACAAGGCGTTCAGGTCACCGCCCCCAACATCAACGGGGGTGCAGCACAGAACCTTACCAATGTAGCGGATGCCGATGCGGGCGATTTCAACGTGACAGGGGCGAATACGGTTACGGTATCCGGCATCACTCTGGCGGCAGGGCAGTCGGCCACAGTTAAATTTCGGGTGACCGTGCAGTAGGTCAGCGATCTACTTTGCTTTGCTCAAGGTGCTGCTTACTGCAGAAGTAATGATCGTTATCGCGCACCGCTTCGATTTTGGGGATATGCAGGCCACATTGCTCGCAGCGCACCATATCGCCAGGTTCAGGTGGAATGCGGGATGACGTTTTGGAAGGACGGTTGAGATAGCGTTTGACTATGCGAAAAATCAGCCAAATCGCCACCGCCAGTAGGATGACGCGGAGAAGGTTCATACGGTTCCGACGTTAGTGGTCGGGGTGAGAGGATTCGAACCTCCGGCCCCTAGCTCCCGAAGCTAGTGCTCTACCAGGCTGAGCTACACCCCGTCGTCAACGTTAATGACTGCGGTTCACAGAAAATTCTGCCAAGGCGTACAACGCATCCCGGTAAGGAGAATCGGGAATCACCGAGAGCGCCTCGGTGGCCTTGCGGGCCTCCGCTTGCGCAGAGCGCGCAGTGTACGCGATAGCGCCGGTAGATTCAATGGCCTGCGTGACCGCAACGATATTTTCCCGCCCGCCGTTTTCGATAGCATGGCGAATGATAGCCGCCTCCTCCGGCGTGCCGGTGCGCATGGCATGGATCAGCGGCAGGGTGGGCTTGCCTTCGGCGAGGTCATCGCCGACATTTTTGCCCATTTCTTGCGATGAAGCACTGTAATCCAGCACGTCATCGATGAGCTGAAAAGCCGTGCCCAGATGCATCCCATAGGCGGCCATGGCGCACTCCTCCTCCTCCGGGCGCCCGCTGATCACTGCGCCAAGCCGTGCGGAAGCCTCGAACAGCTTGGCCGTTTTGCAATGGATCACGTTGAGATAACGCTCTTCAGTAGTATCGGCATCGTGGCAGTTGAGCAATTGCATCACCTCGCCTTCGGCAATGGTATTGGTGACGTGGGCCAGAATCTCCATGACCCGCATGCTGCGCACGTCCACCATCATCTCGAAAGACCGGGAATACAGGAAATCGCCCACCAGCACGCTGGCTTCGTTACCCCAGATGGCATTGGCAGTATCCCTGCCCCTGCGCAGCTCCGAACCGTCCACCACGTCGTCATGCAGCAGCGTGGCGGTGTGGATGAATTCAATGACTGCGGCAAGATCGACATGATGCGCCCCGCCGTAATCAAAGGCGCGCGCGCTCAATAACACCAGTTTCGGGCGCAGGCGCTTGCCACCGCTGTTGATGATGTAATGCCCAAGCTGATTAATAAGTACAACATCAGAGTGCAGCCGTTTGCGGATCAATGCGTCAACGGCGCGCAGGTCATCCTCAATCAGAGCGCTTACGGTTTCGAGGCTCATCATTGCCTTGTTATAACGATAATGGATACTGTTTTTGGCGAGTTCTGGCATGCTGCCATTGTAGAAGTTATAAACGACGCCTTACAAGGGCTAGTTCATACTGAAATCCAAGTTTGTTTCAAGATTATCGTTTGACCTTTTTCCCGTCGGACGTTAGAATTGACGTTTTACCAAAGCCTGAAGGCGAAAAACCGTTTGCGCCGGGGCTTGGTTACGCACAAGAATTTGGGGAGATAAAGAATTTATGTACGCGGTGATTATGAGCGGCGGAAAGCAGTACCGGGTTACCGAAGGCGACGTGCTGAAGGTTGAGACACTGGCGGTTGAAGAAGGCGCCTCGCTCGACTTTGATCAGGTGTTGATGGTCGCCAATGGTGACGATATCAAAATCGGCGCCCCTTATGTTGCTGGCGGCAAAGTAACAGCCACCGTCAAATCGCACGGGCGCGGCGAGAAAATCAAAATCGTCAAGATGCGTCGCCGCAAGCATTACCGAAACATAACCGGGCACCGCCAGAATTACACGGAATTGCAGATCACCGGCATCAGCGCTGGTTAAGCCCCTAAAGTTATCAACACGTTACTGAGGTCATACACAAATGGCACATAAAAAAGCAGGCGGCTCTACTCGCAACGGCCGTGATTCAGAATCAAAACGTCTTGGCGTCAAATGCTTTGGCAGCGAGCGCGTACTGGCCGGCAACATCATTGTCAGGCAACGCGGCACGCACTTTAACCCCGGCGTAAATGTTGGCTGCGGCCGCGATCATACCCTGTTTGCCAAAGCTGCGGGCACCGTGGTATTCGCAACCAAGGGACCTCACAGCCGCAGGGTTGTAAGCGTCATCCCTGATTAAAGAGCGGTTTAGTACTGCGTCCCGCAAAAAGCCCCGTCCTAGCACGGGGTTTTTTGTTGCGCAGATTGATATCCTCGCGATTTGCCACCACTATAAGCAAAATCCCTGAAACACCTGCCACTACGCGCCCATCCACCGCATTCAAGGGCGAAACCCCGGGAAACATCCCTTTCAGCCTAGGCAAACGAACCAGATAACACCCAGAGATACCAGAATATGAAATTTATCGATGAAGCAACTATCCAGGTTTTGGGCGGTGATGGCGGCAGCGGCTGCGTCGGCTTCCGCCGCGAGAAATTTATCCCTTTCGGTGGCCCGGATGGCGGCGACGGTGGTGATGGCGGCAGCGTCTACCTGATCGTAAATTCCGGGCTGAACACCTTGGCGGATTTCCGTTTCACTCGCCAATTTCGCGCCGAATCCGGCCAAAGGGGCATGGGCAGCGACTGTAGAGGCAAAGGTGGCGATGATTTATATGTCCCGGTACCCCTGGGCACGGTAGTGATTGACGCCGACACCGACGAGGTGATGGGCGATCTCACAGTGGACGGGCAAACTTTGCTGGTGGCGAAGGGCGGCTGGCACGGCTTGGGCAACGCCCGCTTCAAGAGCAGCACTAACCGCACTCCGCGGCAATTCACCCCAGGCACACCGGGTGACGAGCGCAACTTGCGCCTGGAGCTGAAACTGCTTGCCGATGTGGGCCTGCTGGGTATGCCCAACGCCGGCAAATCGACCTTGATCCGCGCCATATCGGCGGCGCGCCCCAAGGTGGCGGATTATCCGTTTACCACGCTCCACCCCAATCTTGGCGTTGTCAGCGTTGAGCCACACCGCAGTTTTGTGGTGGCTGACATCCCAGGGCTGATCGAAGGAGCGGCGGAAGGTGCGGGGCTAGGCATTCAGTTTCTCAAACACCTGTCGCGCACGTCCCTGCTGCTGCATCTGGTGGATGTCGCCCCCTTCGGCGACACCTCCGACCCCGTGGAGGATGTGCGCAAACTGGAAGGCGAGCTGCAAAAATTCAGCTCTGAACTCGCCACGCGCGAGCGCTGGCTGGTGCTGAACAAGGTCGACCTTCTGCCCCCGGAAGAGCGTGAAGAGCGCTGCCAGAAAATCATTCAAGGACTAGACTGGACCGGACCGGTGTTCCGTATCTCCGCCATCAAGGGCGAAGGGACAAAAGAACTGGCATACCGACTCATGGAGCATCTGGAGCAGAAGCAGGAGGCCAGTGAGTCACCTTTAACCCCATCAGCCACTGACACCTCCCCCTCTAGCTGACAACCGGAACCCAGAAAGCACTGCGATAGCTCACTGAACATAGGGGGCGATTTGGGCCGTTTTTAGGTTGAATCGCCAAACAAAATGGGCGTATTGTTAGCATATGGGGATAACCGGGTAAATATCAGCTACATTAGCAATCATGCAACTAACCTTATATACCGATTACTCGCTTCGGGTACTGCTTTATCTCGGCATACACAAAGACGAGAAGGCGACCATCAGCGAGATCGCGGATTATTTCAAAATCTCGCGCAACCACCTGGTTAAGGTAGTGCATAACCTCGCCAACTGCGATTACATCCATACCATGCGTGGCAAGGGCGGAGGAATGTACTTGGCGCGCGCCCCTGAAGAGATCAATGTCGGCGACGTCATCCGGCATACTGAACCGAATTTCCACGTTGTCGAGTGCTACAACACCCAAGCCAGCCATTGCCCGGTCGTCAAAACGTGCAGCCTGATTGGCGTGCTAAATAACGCCATGACCAGTTTCTTCTCCGTTCTGGACCAATATACCCTGGCAGATCTTCTTAAAAAGCAAGATGTCATTAGCGCGCCGCTTCAGTTCATCCCCTCTCTCTCCAGGGCGCATCAAACCATCGAAATAAAACGGGCAAAGAGCACCCAGAAAAATTGATTGCTTATGGTAGGGTGCGTCCCGCGACCCCTACGCCACGCAAAACATCATCTTTGGATTTTTTTTCGCAACCCCTCAATCACCGGCACAGTCTGCGGGCGCACCCCTCGCCACAGAAAAAACGCTTCAGCAGCCTGCTCCACCAGCATCCCCAGGCCATCCAGCGCCTTTCGCGCACCGTGTTGCATTGCCCAAAGCATGAAGGGCGTCGGCTCTGCACCGTACATCATGTCATAGCAGCAGCAACCTTCTCTCAGCGCGGTGGCGGGCAGCGGCGGCACCTCCCCCTTCAGGCTGGCTGCCGTGCCGTTAATGATGAGATCAAACCGTTGTGCGTCAATATCTTGATAGCCACATCCGTAAACCGGCCCGAAATCCGTCAATTCTTTGGCTAATGCGATTGCCTTGTCCGCGGTGCGATTGGCGATGACCAGTTGAGCGGGATGCTCTTCCAGCAACGGGGCGAGCACACCACGCACCGCGCCGCCAGCCCCAAGCAGCAATACGCGCCGGTCGGCAATCTCTACACCATGGTTGATACGCAGGTCACGCACCAGGCCAACACCATCGGTATTGTCGCCGTAACTCGTACCGTCCGCTCGAAATAGCAGAGTATTCACGGCCCCCGCCCGTTCCGCGCGCGCACTACGCTCATCGGCCAGCTCCCACGCCTCCCGTTTGAAGGGCACAGTGATATTAAGCCCCTTGCCGCCGCCTTCCACAAAAGCGGATACGGCTTCAGCGAAACGGCCCTGCTCCACCAGCATGGCGGTGTACACTAAATTCTGACCGGTCTGACGCGCGAACAGGGTATGAATCTGCGGTGACTTGCTATGAGCGATGGGGTTACCCATCACGGCGTAGTGATCGGTTTTTACGTGTATCATCCAACAATCCTTGAATGGCACCTTGCGTTGCGTTTGTGTGATAAGCAAGAAAAATGATACCGTAGCATATGTTTGGGTACGAATGTTGCTTAGTTAATACCTTCAAGGAAAAGTTACAATTCAATTTCAGGTGTCGACGCAGTGGATTGCAACATGGCCCTAAGAGCGTGGCGGAAATTGATCAGCCTCTGTTGCCTAGGGCTGCTGTTCATGATTATTAACCATGCCTCTGCGGACCAGGCACGGCATATGGTGCTGGTTGCTGGCGCCAACGCCTACATCCCTCCTCTCACCTCTGCCGAAGTGCGAAAACTGTTTCTGGGCGTGGTCATAATCAAGGATGGGCAGCGCATTGAGCCATTACTCAACCTGACCAATCCTTTGCTGCATGAGGTGTTCCTGCAGAAGGTCATATTCATGTTCATCTGAAAATTACGAGCGCCAGCTATTTGCGCGGATCAGCCATTTAGGCGATCCGCGCCCACAAGAGTATTCTGATCACTGGCAGTTAATCAGCGCTCTGCGCAGCCGGCCCGGCGCAGTCAGTTATATGTGGGCGCAAGACGCTCGTCCCCGGCTGGGCCTGAAGATAGTACAAGAGCTATGGCAAAGCCGACAGGAATAGCGCGCCTTTCCAACGGATTGATCGGCCGTCTGATGATGGTCGTGGTGGCCATTCACGCCATCCTGGTACCTTTGCTGTTTGTCGGCGTGCTGTATATCGTGAAGCAGGGCTATGAATCACTGTTTATCAACCAGGCGCGCTCCGAATCCCACATGCTCGCAGTACTGGCCGGACGGGATCTGCGCCCCACCCGGCTGCAGACGCTTTTCGAAGAGGTGGCGCTGAGCGGCAGCGTGGTTTTTTGGGCGATCGTTGATACATCGGGGCAGACCATCGCCAGCGTTCACAGACCAGATGTGCATGCGACTTTCCAGGAAGATTTTTTCTTTAGCGAACATGGGGATACGGTCTATCACGTCTCTGTCCCTGTCAACGATGACGCTGGCATACTGCGCGGTGTACTCCGGCTGGGTTACGATGAAACGCCAACCCAGGAGCAGATCGACAACACCTACCACCGTGGTTTCTATCTGGCGATTGGATACATTTCGCTTACCCTGTTCCTGGCGATTTCCGGAGGCAGAATCCTCAACCTGATGCGCAAGGAACTGGTGACACAGGCCAACGCGCTCGAACACCAGGCACTGCATGATACCTTGACCGGCCTGCCCAACCGCGCATTGCTGCATGACCGGTTAAAGCAATCCATTCTCGCCAGTCAGCGCGAACACGTACCATTCGCACTGTTCCTTATGGATCTGGACCGTTTCAAGGAAGTAAATGACACCTTGGGGCACCAGGCGGGTGATGTGATATTGCAACAGACCGCCGCACGCCTGCGTGAAGCGGTGCGGGAATCCGACACCGTCGCGCGACTGGGGGGGGATGAGTTCGCAGTGGTGTTGCCCAAGGTTGATGTGGATGGTGCGATTCTGATTGCGGAGAAGATACTCAGAACGCTACAGGAACCTTTCGTGGTGGAGAGCAGGGCTCTACCGATTGGTGCCAGCATCGGCATTGCGCTATTTCCCGGCCATGGCGAAGATGCCGCCAGCCTGTTGAGCCGCGCCGATGTGGCGATGTATGCCGCCAAACATGCGGGCGGCGGCCTGACCGTATATGAACCCGACCTGGACCGGCACAGCATGGATCGGTTCACCCTGACGGCGGAATTGCGCCAGGGCATCGAACGCGATGAGATTGAGGTGTATTACCAGCCCAAGGCCGACCTCCATACCGGAGAGGTTTGCGGTGTTGAAGCCTTGGCACGCTGGCGGCATCCACGGCTGGGGATTATCCTGCCCGAGGAATTCATTCCGCTAGCGGAACGGGCAGGAGTCATCAACACGCTGACATTGCGCGTCATCGAAGCAAGCGCTCACCAGTGTGCGCACTGGTCCAGCGGCGGCACACCAATAAGCGTTGCGGTAAACCTCTCACCTTTGAGCCTGCTAGACGCAAAATTTGCGGAAAAGGTTGCGGAGATCCTGCGCAACTGCGACATGTCCGCCTGCATGCTGATCCTGGAGGTCACCGAAGGCGCGATTATGGCCGATACGCCACAGGTACAGGAACTGTTTGCATGCCTCGACACCATGGGTGTGCGGATTTCCATCGACGATTTTGGCACAGGCTATTCCTCACTTGCCCGGCTGAAGAAACTGCCGGTGTCAGAGGTGAAGATCGACAAATCCTTTGTGATCGACATGCTTACCGATGACAACGACGCCGCCATCGTGCGCGCCACCATTGATTTGGCGCACAACCTCGGCCTTAAAGTAGTGGCGGAAGGCGTCGAGACACAGGGACACCTGGAGATACTGGCCGCCTTTGGCTGCGATATGGCGCAAGGCTATCACATCAGCCGACCGTTACCGACGCTTGAAGTTCGGCACCTTTTGGCCACCAACAAAAAGGTAATCACGATCGCGGGGAATGAGGACAGGCCACTGTTCAGTGGGCTGTAATACCACTTCCATCAGGCATTAATATTCCCCTCTCCGCTTGCGGGGAGAGGGAAGCGAGGGGCTAGGCTAGGGAGAGGGAAGCCTCAATCTTTCAGCCACCCCGCCGCACGCTTGGCGAAATAGGTGAGGATGCCGTCGGCCCCCGCACGCTTGATGGACAGCAGGGACTCCAGCACAACGGCGCGCTCGTTCAGCCAGCCGTTCTGGCTTGCCGCCATGAGCATGGCATATTCACCGCTCACCTGATAGACAAAGGTGGGCACACCGAACTCCTGTTTGACACGATAAACGATATCCAGATAAGGCATGCCTGGCTTGACCATCACCATGTCGGCGCCCTCCTCCAAATCGAGCGCGACTTCGTGCAGCGCTTCATCCGTGTTGCCCGGGTCCATCTGATAAGTATATTTATTACCGCCGCCGAGATTGGCTGCAGACCCCACGGCATCGCGGAACGGGCCGTAAAAACTGGAGGCGTACTTCGCGGAATAGGCAAGAATGCGGGTATGGATATAACCGGCAGCCTCCAGCGCATCGCGGATCGCCCCGATACGCCCGTCCATCATATCCGATGGCGCCACGATATCGGCCCCCGCTTCAGCGTGAGAGAGTGCCTGCTTTACCAGCACCGCCACCGTCTCATCATTCATTACGTAGCCAGCGCCATCAATCAGCCCATCCTGACCGTGAGTGGTAAAGGGATCCAGCGCCACATCGGTGATAACACCCAACTGTGGAAACTCCCGTTTGAGCGCACGCACTGCGCGCTGCGCCAGCCCATCGGGATTATAAGCCTCGCGTGCGTCTTCGGTTTTTTTGTCTTGCGACGTGACGGGAAAAAGCGCCACTGCGGGCACGCCCAGAGCCACCAGGTCCGCCGCCTCTTTCAGTAGTTCGTCGAGACTAACCCGCTCAACACCAGGCATGGAGGCTACCGCCTCCCGCTTACTGTTGCCTTCCAGTACGAATACGGGGTAAATCAAATCATCCGCCGTGAGTACCGTCTCACGCATCAAGCGGCGTGAAAAATCATCCCGCCGCATACGGCGCATACGCCGCCGCGGGAAAGCGCCCTCGCGGGTGCTCGTGTTACTCATTCAAAATCACCTCAACTGCTTGCCTCACCTGGCAAGCCGCCGGGGAGGCGGCCTACCAGGAAGACCATAGTAATACGCCTATTTTTTCTTGGCGGCTTTCTTTGCTACACCCTTTTTCTTGGGGACAGCTTTTGTCGGCGCGGCCTTCTTGGGTGCAGTTTTCTTCGGGGCCGCTTTCTTCATCACACCTTTTTTGGGTGCCACCTTTTTAGCCACAGCTTTCTTAGGTGCGGCCTTTTTTACTATGGCTTTTTTCTTTGGAACCACCTTCTTGGCGGGCGCCTTTTTCACAGGTGCTTTCTTGGCGGGCGCTTTTTTAACCGGCGCTTTCTTGGCTGGCGCCTTCTTTACCGGAGCCTTTTTGGCAGGCGCTTTTTTAGCCGGGGCGGCTTTCTTGGCGGGCGTTTTTTTCACGGCGGCCTTCTTCGTTACGGCCTTCTTGACGCTGGCAACAGCTTTTTTCGTAGCCTTTACTACTTTCTTCTCGGCACCCTTCACCGTCTTCGCAATTACCTTCGCCTCTTTCTTGACACCGGCAATCGCTTTTTTGGTGGCTGTGACTACTTTCTTCTCAGCCTTTATCACGGCCTTCTTGGCAATCGCGACATCCTTCTTTGCAGTGGCAACGGCCTTGGTTGCAGCCTTGGTTGCCGCCTTGGCGACTTTCTTCTCAACGTCTTCGACAGTTTTCACGATGGCTTTTACCTCTTTCTTGATGGTGGCAACAGTTTTTTTCGCGGCGGGCGCCACTTTCTCTTCGGCTTTTTTCTCAACCACTTTGGCGGCTTTCTCAACTGCCTTGGCGACAGGCTCCGCCTTTGGCGCAACAACCGGTTTTTTCACGGCGGCAGGTTTAGCGGCTGGGGCAGGCTTTACCACTGGGGCCGGTGCAGGCTCGCTGATAGCCTTTTGGATTGCCGCGAAAATATCGGAAATCTCACCCACGCCCTGCACGGTGCGCAGCTTGCCCTGGTTGCGGTAATACGCTGCCACGGGCGCGGTCTGCGCCTCATAGACCCGCAGCCGATTGCCAATGGTTTCTTCGTTGTCATCGGCACGATGACGCAAGTTGCCGCCGCATTTGTCGCAACGGTCATCGAGCTTGGAGGGCGAGGTATAGACGTTATATGTCTGGCCGCATGACTCGCAGGTGCGTCTACCCGTCAGACGCTGCAAGAGAATCTCGAAATCGAGATCGATCAGCAGGGCAATCTCCAGAGATTGCTGGAGTTTACCCAGCATTGCGTCCAATGCCTCTGCCTGGGGAATATTGCGCGGGAAACCATCCAGGATAAATCCCTCGCGGGCATCCGGCTTGGATAAGCGTTCCGCGATCATGCCCAGAACAATGTCATCAGACACCAGTTGCCCGGATTCCATCACCGCCTTGGCCTGAAGACCCAGTGGCGTTCCCGCAGCCACCGCGGCGCGCAGCAGATCGCCCGTGGAGATTTGCGGAATGTGGAATTTCTCGACGAGCAGCTTGGCTTGCGTGCCTTTACCCGAGCCAGGCGCACCTAACAGTACAATTCTCATAGCGGCGTTTACACTCCCTTCACTGGGTTTATTGGTTATTGACAACTCGATTTATCATCAGCATTCAGCCCTCACCGTTGTCGGCAAACGCCATTCAACTGGAGGCTAATAAGGGCTCACCCTCACTGCTTTAACACACCCGAAGCTTCATGCTTTGAGCGTACATCGTGTACGTTGCCTAAACTACCCCGAGTCACATGCCTAAGTCAATGAACCTCATGATAATAAAATATCATTACATGATTTTTTTACGCAACGTGTTCCAGAAATGTCGCAACCCATCAACTTACGGGCTGCGCAACGCGCAAAAAAATGGAATGCAAGCGTTGGTATTCCACATGGTCATGTCGTTATAATGCGTTTCCGGCTTCAACAAATCATTTCAACATGAAGGATATTTTCCATGAGCTTCCACAACGTTACTCCCGGACGCGACGTCCCCAACGACATCAATGTCATCATCGAAATCCCCGCGCAAAGTGATCCGGTGAAATACGAGGTCGACAAAGAAAGCGGCGCGCTGTTTGTGGACAGGTTCATGGCCACCGCCATGTTTTATCCCTGCAACTATGGTTACGTCCCCAGCACCTTATCGGAAGATGGCGACCCGGTTGACGTGCTGGTTGTCACACCAGTGCCATTGATCAGCGGCTCGGTGATCCGCTGCCGTCCGATTGGCATGCTCAAAATGACCGATGAATCGGGCGTTGATGCCAAAATCCTCGCCGTCCCTGTTGACAAGCTTTCCTCCCTATACACAAAAGTCCAGTCGCCGGAAGACATGCCTTCCCTGCTGCTGGCGCAAATCTCCCACTTCTTCGAGCATTACAAGGATCTTGAACCCGGCAAATGGGTCAAGGTTGATGGCTGGGTAGGTACTACCGAAGCCAAGGCTGAGATCCTGGCCAGTGTCGCTCGTTACAACAACGCCTCCGCTTAACATTCTCCTCGACGAGGGGCAGGCTTCAAACCTGCCCCTACGGTCGGCATTAGACCATTCCCAATGAGCGCGCATCACCACGCAGATCATCATCACGCTCATCACGCCAGCAATCATCTGCTAGGTGCGCTGGCATTTACCCTGGCATTCGCCGTTGTTGAGGCACTTGCAGGGTGGTGGTCGGGCTCGCTGGCCCTGCTGGGCGATGCGGGACACATGGTATCGGACGCCACCTCACTGGGACTGGCGGCCTTTGCGGCATGGATCGCCAAGCGTCCCCCGTCGGCACGACACTCGTATGGTCTGGGGCGCGCCGAGGTGATCGCCGCACTGGTCAACTCGATATTCATGCTGGCGGTGGTAGCCGCCATCGTGGTCGCCGCCATTCAGCGCCTGCAAGCGCCACACCCTGTCGCTGGCGGTGTGGTGATGGGGGTCGCCGCACTGGGATTGATGGTG
The sequence above is drawn from the Gammaproteobacteria bacterium genome and encodes:
- the ispB gene encoding octaprenyl diphosphate synthase translates to MSLETVSALIEDDLRAVDALIRKRLHSDVVLINQLGHYIINSGGKRLRPKLVLLSARAFDYGGAHHVDLAAVIEFIHTATLLHDDVVDGSELRRGRDTANAIWGNEASVLVGDFLYSRSFEMMVDVRSMRVMEILAHVTNTIAEGEVMQLLNCHDADTTEERYLNVIHCKTAKLFEASARLGAVISGRPEEEECAMAAYGMHLGTAFQLIDDVLDYSASSQEMGKNVGDDLAEGKPTLPLIHAMRTGTPEEAAIIRHAIENGGRENIVAVTQAIESTGAIAYTARSAQAEARKATEALSVIPDSPYRDALYALAEFSVNRSH
- the rplU gene encoding 50S ribosomal protein L21, producing MYAVIMSGGKQYRVTEGDVLKVETLAVEEGASLDFDQVLMVANGDDIKIGAPYVAGGKVTATVKSHGRGEKIKIVKMRRRKHYRNITGHRQNYTELQITGISAG
- the rpmA gene encoding 50S ribosomal protein L27, with amino-acid sequence MAHKKAGGSTRNGRDSESKRLGVKCFGSERVLAGNIIVRQRGTHFNPGVNVGCGRDHTLFAKAAGTVVFATKGPHSRRVVSVIPD
- the obgE gene encoding GTPase ObgE; translated protein: MKFIDEATIQVLGGDGGSGCVGFRREKFIPFGGPDGGDGGDGGSVYLIVNSGLNTLADFRFTRQFRAESGQRGMGSDCRGKGGDDLYVPVPLGTVVIDADTDEVMGDLTVDGQTLLVAKGGWHGLGNARFKSSTNRTPRQFTPGTPGDERNLRLELKLLADVGLLGMPNAGKSTLIRAISAARPKVADYPFTTLHPNLGVVSVEPHRSFVVADIPGLIEGAAEGAGLGIQFLKHLSRTSLLLHLVDVAPFGDTSDPVEDVRKLEGELQKFSSELATRERWLVLNKVDLLPPEEREERCQKIIQGLDWTGPVFRISAIKGEGTKELAYRLMEHLEQKQEASESPLTPSATDTSPSS
- a CDS encoding Rrf2 family transcriptional regulator codes for the protein MQLTLYTDYSLRVLLYLGIHKDEKATISEIADYFKISRNHLVKVVHNLANCDYIHTMRGKGGGMYLARAPEEINVGDVIRHTEPNFHVVECYNTQASHCPVVKTCSLIGVLNNAMTSFFSVLDQYTLADLLKKQDVISAPLQFIPSLSRAHQTIEIKRAKSTQKN
- the aroE gene encoding shikimate dehydrogenase, with the translated sequence MIHVKTDHYAVMGNPIAHSKSPQIHTLFARQTGQNLVYTAMLVEQGRFAEAVSAFVEGGGKGLNITVPFKREAWELADERSARAERAGAVNTLLFRADGTSYGDNTDGVGLVRDLRINHGVEIADRRVLLLGAGGAVRGVLAPLLEEHPAQLVIANRTADKAIALAKELTDFGPVYGCGYQDIDAQRFDLIINGTAASLKGEVPPLPATALREGCCCYDMMYGAEPTPFMLWAMQHGARKALDGLGMLVEQAAEAFFLWRGVRPQTVPVIEGLRKKIQR
- a CDS encoding bifunctional diguanylate cyclase/phosphodiesterase yields the protein MAKPTGIARLSNGLIGRLMMVVVAIHAILVPLLFVGVLYIVKQGYESLFINQARSESHMLAVLAGRDLRPTRLQTLFEEVALSGSVVFWAIVDTSGQTIASVHRPDVHATFQEDFFFSEHGDTVYHVSVPVNDDAGILRGVLRLGYDETPTQEQIDNTYHRGFYLAIGYISLTLFLAISGGRILNLMRKELVTQANALEHQALHDTLTGLPNRALLHDRLKQSILASQREHVPFALFLMDLDRFKEVNDTLGHQAGDVILQQTAARLREAVRESDTVARLGGDEFAVVLPKVDVDGAILIAEKILRTLQEPFVVESRALPIGASIGIALFPGHGEDAASLLSRADVAMYAAKHAGGGLTVYEPDLDRHSMDRFTLTAELRQGIERDEIEVYYQPKADLHTGEVCGVEALARWRHPRLGIILPEEFIPLAERAGVINTLTLRVIEASAHQCAHWSSGGTPISVAVNLSPLSLLDAKFAEKVAEILRNCDMSACMLILEVTEGAIMADTPQVQELFACLDTMGVRISIDDFGTGYSSLARLKKLPVSEVKIDKSFVIDMLTDDNDAAIVRATIDLAHNLGLKVVAEGVETQGHLEILAAFGCDMAQGYHISRPLPTLEVRHLLATNKKVITIAGNEDRPLFSGL